In the Podospora bellae-mahoneyi strain CBS 112042 chromosome 4, whole genome shotgun sequence genome, one interval contains:
- a CDS encoding hypothetical protein (EggNog:ENOG503PFHH), protein MARVEDLLASCSEVKSHALLTVGIFAELHKDRMQEIVKKGIYECTAAITDLKLDRDAPPLVKRDFKLNRKLRNWRLKTKMAEKEVRTTKGLLQKMITQVEEEQQLQSFQYDGEFATSTRRFKQRFTEIQIELDALMARCRMMFDDMTYSEELFMNELLSDDAERARDQANMSTVIAFVAMLYLPITAVATIFAMPVFDF, encoded by the exons ATGGCCAGGGTTGAGGATCTGCTTGCATCATGTTCGGAGGTCAAGTCACATGCCCTGCTTACAGTCGGGATATTTGCGGAACTACACAAGGATAGAATGCAGGAGATTGTCAAGAAGGGGATTTATGAGTGCACTGCAGCTATTACAGATCTGAAGCTGGATCGTGATGCGCCTCCGTTGGTGAAGCGAGACTTCAAGCTGAACAGGAAGCTGAGAAACTGGCGGCTGAAGACGAAGatggcggagaaggaggtcagAACTACCAAGGGCTTGCTCCAGAAGATGATAACgcaggttgaggaggagcagcagctgcaATCCTTCCAATACGACGGCGAGTTTGCCACGAGCACGCGGAGATTTAAGCAACGGTTTACGGAGATTCAGATTGAGTTGGACGCCCTGATGGCTAGGTGCCGGATGATGTTTGACGACATGACTTATTccgaggagctg TTTATGAATGAGCTCCTCAGTGATGATGCCGAGCGAGCAAGGGACCAAGCAAATATGAGTACGGTCATAGCCTTTGTTGCTATGCTGTATCTTCCAATAACAGCTGTGGCG ACAATTTTCGCTATGCCGGTTTTCGATTTCTAA
- a CDS encoding hypothetical protein (EggNog:ENOG503P3XX), with protein sequence MLIGQITCGVIVCWLVTQGTTLKIPINSNAFRLPTRAQLFAHLRSLHEPNHQRDKNYEFRKYCLKPSVKRIWFYRTAPHSALTHICEILPARTRNPGDAPIDENGSGNAEFNNRHRDWAGYEVAYKIVSVYELRKPISLAAMKGEYGFKSAPQGLVYLPQSVAKRLAWRQQKLVLGYKNANDNGGGDKDKKANRHGNGGDSAES encoded by the exons ATGTTGATTGGCCAAATCACCTGTGGGGTTATTGTGTGCTGGCTGGTTACTCAAGGGACGACCCTCAAAATCCCAATAAACTCAAACGCGTTCCGTCTTCCGACCCGCGCTCAGCTTTTCGCCCACCTTA GATCCCTACATGAGCCAAATCATCAACGGGACAAAAACTACGAGTTCCGCAAGTACTGCCTGAAGCCCAGCGTCAAGCGCATCTGGTTCTACCGCACCGCGCCGCACTCGGCCCTCACCCATATCTGCGAGATTCTTCCAGCAAGGACGCGAAACCCCGGCGATGCCCCTATCGACGAAAACGGATCTGGAAACGCAGagttcaacaacaggcaCAGAGACTGGGCCGGTTACGAGGTTGCCTACAAGATTGTCTCGGTTTACGAGCTGCGGAAGCCAATATCACTAGCCGCGATGAAAGGGGAGTATGGGTTCAAGTCCGCTCCCCAAGGTCTGGTATACCTACCGCAGTCGGTGGCCAAGCGTTTAGCGTGGCGTCAACAGAAGCTTGTGCTTGGGTACAAGAATGCAAATGATAACGGGGGTGGGGATAAGGATAAGAAGGCAAATAGGCACGGAAACGGAGGCGACTCGGCAGAGTCCTGA
- a CDS encoding hypothetical protein (EggNog:ENOG503NX9R; COG:S), with amino-acid sequence MCGRYAMALRPSQVRQMLQNDYDLQVDDTPADEGDGAPRQSYNFAPGYNGVVYRADAGAGHNHHQAPDESQEQDSSPTPSFKLQAMKWGLIPSWIKSSPSFPSTLKTINCRDDSLAQSGGMWASMKSKKRCVVIAQGFYEWLQKGKEKIPHYVKRKDGRLMLLAGLWDCASLPPLNGEGDGETRKVWSYTIITTSSNDQLRFLHDRMPVILDAESERLRVWLDLGRREWSKELQGVLRPYEGELEVYPVSKEVGKVGNDDAVFVVPVGSRENKGNIENFFANAAAKSKKREPLKGEAEVEMVDGGKEVKSLEEVKREDEEGMGVVVTEGKQGVKREAEDHAEEEPPGKKVKEEGSPSKNVKEEGPVKWESPVKERPKISATSNKHTRSPEKKKGKVAPAGAGSQKITKFFGNSA; translated from the exons ATGTGCGGCAGATATGCCATGGCCCTA CGGCCCTCCCAAGTCCGCCAAATGCTCCAAAACGACTACGACCTCCAAGTCGATGACACCCCCGCCGACGAAGGCGACGGCGCCCCCCGCCAATCTTACAACTTTGCCCCAGGCTACAACGGGGTAGTCTACCGCGCCGACGCCGGTGCTGGTCATAATCATCACCAGGCACCGGATGAATCACAAGAACAagactcctcccccaccccatccttcAAACTCCAAGCCATGAAATGGGGCCTCATCCCCTCCTGGATTAAATCCagcccctccttcccctccaccctcaaaACAATAAACTGTCGCGACGACTCTCTCGCCCAGTCAGGGGGTATGTGGGCGAGCATGAAGTCCAAAAAGAGGTGCGTGGTTATTGCGCAGGGGTTTTACGAGTGGCTTCAGAAAGGCAAGGAAAAGATTCCGCATTATGTCAAGAGGAAAGATGGCAGATTGATGCTTTTGGCTGGCTTGTGGGATTGTGCTTCTCTCCCGCCGCTGaatggagagggggatggggagacaAGGAAGGTGTGGAGTTATACTATTATCACCACTTCGTCGAATGATCAGTTGAGGTTCTTGCATGACAGGATGCCTGTTATTCTTGACGCGGAgtcggagaggttgagggtttggttggatttggggaggagggagtggagtAAGGAGTTgcagggggtgttgaggccGTAtgagggggagctggaggtttATCCTGTTAGTAAGGAGGTGGGCAAGGTTGGGAATGACGATGCTGTTTTTGTAGTGCCGGTGGGGAGTAGGGAGAATAAGGGGAATATTGAGAATTTCTTTGCGAATGCTGCGGCCAAGAGTAAGAAGAGGGAGCCGTTGAaaggggaggcggaggtggagatggtggatggggggaaagaggtgaagagtttggaggaggtgaagagggaggatgaggaggggatgggggttgtaGTGACAGAGGGAAAGCAAGGGGTGAAAAGAGAAGCGGAGGATCATGCGGAAGAGGAGCCACCGGGTAAGAAAGTGAAAGAGGAGGGTTCACCAAGTAAGAATGTCAAAGAAGAGGGGCCGGTGAAGTGGGAGTCGCCTGTCAAAGAGAGACCAAAGATCAGTGCGACGAGTAACAAGCACACGAGGAGcccagagaagaagaagggcaaggttGCGCCAGCGGGAGCAGGAAGTCAGAAGATTACAAAGTTTTTTGGGAATAGTGCCTAG